The segment GGATCAAAAAGAACCTGCCGGTATCCATCCCTCACTACCAATGGAATTTTCCCGATGCTGAGCTTCCTTTTGCCGGGTATGCCAAACTACAGGGAGAAGCTCTTACACCCCGTCACGGTCTGAAATACCCCTCAGTGATGGAGCAAATCGGGACCTTTTTAGCTGTTCTGCATCAATATCCAATTTCGGTTCAACCAAATGTCCTGCGCCAAACATGGAAAAAACAAATGGAAAACATATGGGTTCAAGTAGAGAATAAGGTTCTTCCCAAAATGGAACCCTCTTTGGCTCAACAAATTCAATCTTATTGGACACAATATGCACAACATCTTCTTCACTTTCAACCTGCATGGATCCATGGAGACCTTAGCCTGAATCACATTTTGACTGTGGGACCCGATCTGACGGGCATCATTGACTGGGGTGATGTCCAAATCGGTGATCCCGCCTTG is part of the Kroppenstedtia pulmonis genome and harbors:
- a CDS encoding phosphotransferase family protein, which translates into the protein MKASQCIQVLTHHLPEIAINPIVPITEGWDFYVLDVDDRWIFRFPRRREGLQQLEREIRFLDRIKKNLPVSIPHYQWNFPDAELPFAGYAKLQGEALTPRHGLKYPSVMEQIGTFLAVLHQYPISVQPNVLRQTWKKQMENIWVQVENKVLPKMEPSLAQQIQSYWTQYAQHLLHFQPAWIHGDLSLNHILTVGPDLTGIIDWGDVQIGDPALDFAGIASVWDKKQLQPLLRTYSIFREDNWWERITFYRRLSPFYGLLSALETHDRDRWKRSWKNLMKEWFS